The nucleotide window CATCGAGCTCGAACCTTCTAGGCAAATCCGGATTAGCCAAGAACAGTCGTCCGTATGCCACAAGATCAGCTCTTCCCTCCGCCACCGCCTTGTTCCCATCTTCTCTCGTATAACCCCCGGCGACAATGAACGTTCCATCAAACACCTTTCTCATCGGCGTAAGCGATTCCGTGCATTCGAATATCTCACTTGCTGTTTTCATCCTCGGCTCAACCATATGGCAGTAGAGTATCTCGAATCTGTTGAGCGACTTAGCCATGTAAAGCCCTAA belongs to Camelina sativa cultivar DH55 unplaced genomic scaffold, Cs unpScaffold04837, whole genome shotgun sequence and includes:
- the LOC104774710 gene encoding 12-oxophytodienoate reductase 1-like; this translates as MAKSLNRFEILYCHMVEPRMKTASEIFECTESLTPMRKVFDGTFIVAGGYTREDGNKAVAEGRADLVAYGRLFLANPDLPRRFELDAPLTKYDRPSFYSFDPVVGYTDYPFLETIE